A genomic window from Streptomyces sp. MST-110588 includes:
- a CDS encoding amino acid ABC transporter permease translates to MNVLLDNFSLYGRGLLGTVELTVFASLLALALGILMAAFRVAPVGALRLFGTVWVTVLRNTPLTLLFFAVLLGLPRFGLVLPFKVFAVLALGCYTSAFICEAVRSGINTVPVGQGEAARSLGMTFSRTLGSVVLPQAFRSVIPPVGSTLIALAKNSAIAGSFSVVELLGTYKSLNEMGYSIIWSFIWIAVGYLIVTLTISALFNVLEQRWGVTR, encoded by the coding sequence ATGAACGTCCTCCTCGACAACTTCTCCCTCTACGGCAGGGGGCTGCTGGGCACCGTCGAACTGACCGTCTTCGCCTCGCTGCTCGCCCTGGCCCTGGGCATCCTGATGGCCGCCTTCCGCGTCGCACCCGTGGGCGCGCTACGGCTGTTCGGCACCGTATGGGTGACGGTGCTGCGCAACACGCCCCTGACCCTGCTGTTCTTCGCGGTGCTGCTGGGCCTGCCGCGCTTCGGTCTGGTGCTGCCCTTCAAGGTCTTCGCGGTCCTGGCGCTGGGCTGCTACACCTCCGCCTTCATCTGCGAGGCGGTGCGCTCGGGCATCAACACCGTGCCCGTCGGCCAGGGCGAGGCGGCCCGCAGCCTGGGCATGACCTTCTCCCGGACGCTGGGCTCGGTGGTGCTGCCGCAGGCGTTCCGCTCCGTCATCCCGCCCGTCGGCTCCACGCTCATCGCACTCGCCAAGAACTCCGCGATCGCCGGCTCCTTCAGCGTCGTGGAGCTGCTGGGCACCTACAAATCGCTCAACGAGATGGGCTACAGCATCATCTGGTCCTTCATCTGGATCGCCGTCGGCTACCTGATCGTGACCCTGACCATCAGCGCGCTGTTCAACGTGCTGGAACAGCGCTGGGGAGTGACCCGATGA
- a CDS encoding amino acid ABC transporter ATP-binding protein, whose amino-acid sequence MAGEALIELRGVNKHYGALHVLKDIDLTVGRGEVVVVIGPSGSGKSTLCRTVNRLETIESGTILLDGRPLPEEGRELARLRAEVGMVFQSFNLFAHKTVLANVMLAPVKVRGHKKEDAERRARELLDRVGLAAHAEKYPAQLSGGQQQRVAIARALAMDPQALLFDEPTSALDPEMINEVLDVMQRLAQEGMTMVVVTHEMGFARSAANRVVFMADGRIIEDRTPEEFFTAPESERAKDFLSKILKH is encoded by the coding sequence ATGGCCGGTGAGGCGCTGATCGAGCTGCGCGGGGTCAACAAGCACTACGGAGCATTGCATGTCCTGAAGGACATCGATCTCACCGTCGGCCGCGGGGAGGTGGTCGTGGTCATCGGCCCCTCGGGATCGGGCAAGTCGACCCTGTGCCGGACCGTCAACCGCCTGGAGACCATCGAGTCCGGCACCATCCTGCTCGACGGGCGCCCGCTCCCCGAAGAAGGCCGTGAGCTGGCCCGGCTGCGGGCCGAGGTCGGGATGGTGTTCCAGTCCTTCAACCTCTTCGCGCACAAGACCGTGCTGGCCAATGTGATGCTCGCCCCGGTGAAGGTCCGCGGGCACAAGAAGGAGGACGCCGAGCGCCGGGCCCGGGAACTCCTGGACCGGGTGGGGCTGGCCGCACACGCCGAGAAGTACCCCGCCCAGCTCTCCGGCGGCCAGCAGCAGCGCGTCGCCATCGCCCGGGCGCTGGCCATGGATCCCCAGGCGCTGCTGTTCGACGAGCCGACCTCGGCCCTCGACCCCGAGATGATCAACGAGGTCCTGGACGTCATGCAGCGGCTGGCGCAGGAGGGCATGACGATGGTGGTGGTCACCCACGAGATGGGTTTCGCCCGCTCCGCCGCCAACCGCGTGGTGTTCATGGCCGACGGCCGCATCATCGAGGACCGCACCCCCGAGGAGTTCTTCACCGCGCCCGAGAGCGAGCGCGCCAAGGACTTCCTCTCCAAGATCCTCAAGCACTGA
- a CDS encoding amino acid ABC transporter permease, which yields MTGSTALYDVPGPRTRRRHRLYGLAATAVLLALAAWIVHLLFDTGQFTARKWTPFIYQGIQEMLLKGLGNTLKAFAYAAVLSLVLGAVLAAGRLSEHRPLRWVCTLLVEFFRAMPVLVMIFFIYVALKAEPLTALVAGLTLYNGSVLAEVFRTGVNSVERGQREAAYALGMRKTQVMTHVLVPQAVRAMLPTIISQLVVALKDTSLGYLITYEEFLHAGKLIASSLDYDLPFIPVVMVISPIYIGLCIVLSWFANWVAKRQRRNPKTEAVEVHAAEPGTLLPGGRQP from the coding sequence ATGACCGGTTCCACCGCCCTGTACGACGTGCCAGGGCCCAGGACCCGGCGGCGGCACCGCCTGTACGGCCTGGCCGCGACCGCCGTCCTGCTGGCGCTGGCCGCCTGGATCGTCCATCTGCTGTTCGACACCGGCCAGTTCACCGCCCGCAAATGGACGCCCTTCATCTACCAGGGCATCCAGGAGATGCTGCTCAAGGGCCTGGGCAACACCCTCAAGGCGTTCGCGTACGCGGCGGTGCTCTCGCTGGTCCTGGGCGCGGTGCTGGCCGCGGGCCGGCTCTCCGAGCACCGGCCGCTGCGCTGGGTGTGCACGCTGCTGGTGGAGTTCTTCCGCGCGATGCCCGTCCTGGTCATGATCTTCTTCATCTACGTGGCGCTCAAGGCCGAGCCGCTGACCGCGCTGGTCGCCGGGCTGACGCTCTACAACGGCTCGGTGCTCGCCGAGGTCTTCCGTACGGGCGTCAACTCCGTCGAGCGCGGGCAGCGGGAGGCGGCGTACGCGCTGGGCATGCGCAAGACGCAGGTCATGACGCACGTCCTGGTTCCGCAGGCGGTACGCGCCATGCTGCCGACGATCATCAGCCAGCTCGTGGTCGCCCTGAAGGACACCTCGCTCGGCTACCTGATCACGTACGAGGAATTCCTGCACGCGGGCAAGCTGATCGCCTCCAGCCTCGACTACGACCTGCCGTTCATCCCGGTCGTCATGGTCATCTCCCCGATCTACATCGGGCTGTGCATCGTGCTGTCGTGGTTCGCCAACTGGGTCGCCAAGCGGCAGCGGCGCAACCCCAAGACCGAGGCGGTCGAGGTGCACGCCGCCGAGCCGGGCACGCTGCTGCCCGGCGGCCGGCAGCCCTGA
- a CDS encoding glutamate ABC transporter substrate-binding protein has translation MPHSHHQRLRRALGALALTVLALAGGGCGRAGSPPVKGPQGSKLPAYRVAKDVSLPGSGTWQAAHRRGHLVVGAKEDQPYMGEKDPASGNYSGFDIEIARMTAASLGFDPRSVRFRTIASANRETALQNGQIDYYVGTYTINDKRKLQVGFAGPYYQAGQGLLVRKDEKAIKGPGDLDGKRVCSAAGSTPAQRISADYPRANLVAYDTYSVCVDNLLTYQVDAVTTDDAILMGYAAKVPDELKLVGKPFSKEPYGIGVPRGDSALRLALDDALAAHEKNGDWKAAYEATLGRSGVPAPQPPAIDRYPAS, from the coding sequence ATGCCGCACTCTCACCACCAGCGTCTGCGCCGGGCCCTCGGGGCGCTGGCGCTCACCGTGCTCGCCCTGGCCGGCGGCGGCTGCGGCCGGGCCGGCAGCCCGCCGGTCAAGGGCCCCCAGGGCAGCAAGCTGCCCGCCTACCGGGTGGCCAAGGACGTCAGCCTGCCCGGCTCGGGGACCTGGCAGGCGGCACACCGCCGCGGCCACCTCGTCGTAGGCGCCAAGGAGGACCAGCCCTACATGGGCGAGAAGGACCCGGCCTCCGGGAACTACTCCGGCTTCGACATCGAGATCGCCCGGATGACGGCGGCCTCCCTCGGCTTCGACCCGCGCTCCGTGCGCTTTCGCACCATCGCCTCCGCCAACCGCGAGACGGCCCTGCAGAACGGCCAGATCGACTACTACGTGGGCACCTACACCATCAACGACAAGCGCAAGCTCCAGGTCGGCTTCGCCGGGCCGTACTACCAGGCCGGCCAGGGGCTGCTCGTACGCAAGGACGAGAAGGCCATCAAAGGGCCGGGCGACCTGGACGGCAAGCGGGTCTGCTCGGCGGCCGGCTCCACCCCCGCCCAGCGGATCAGCGCCGACTACCCCAGGGCCAACCTGGTCGCCTACGACACGTACTCGGTGTGCGTGGACAACCTGCTCACCTATCAGGTCGACGCCGTCACCACCGACGACGCCATCTTGATGGGCTACGCCGCCAAGGTGCCCGACGAGCTGAAGTTGGTCGGCAAGCCCTTCTCCAAGGAGCCGTACGGCATCGGCGTGCCGCGCGGCGACAGCGCGCTGCGTCTGGCGCTGGACGACGCGCTCGCCGCCCACGAGAAGAACGGCGACTGGAAGGCCGCGTACGAGGCGACCCTGGGCCGCTCCGGCGTGCCCGCCCCGCAGCCGCCCGCGATCGACCGCTACCCGGCGAGCTGA
- a CDS encoding GntR family transcriptional regulator, which translates to MGDNRPVFQRIADDLRRQIDEGVLAVGARIPSRTELKRAYEASDQTVDRAVRVLKAAGYAEGQFGRGVFVTDRAPIGTLLRSTGAVDSPFAARIALEGSPDGTPLTWEASSTTDSATERVARRLSIVPGTSVVCSVYEYLANRQPVQLATSWEPLAITEGTDVVYPECGPYARRGVRGRMAAIGIRVVRAEERVGSRPASSSEAETLGCSPGQCVTVVERTHFDADGRAVETSDIVVRADRWRLAYDIAFV; encoded by the coding sequence ATGGGTGACAACAGACCTGTCTTCCAGCGCATCGCCGACGACCTGCGGCGTCAGATCGACGAGGGGGTGCTCGCCGTCGGCGCGCGCATCCCCTCCCGCACCGAGCTCAAACGGGCCTACGAGGCCAGCGACCAGACCGTGGACCGGGCGGTACGGGTCCTCAAGGCCGCCGGGTACGCGGAAGGCCAGTTCGGGCGGGGCGTCTTCGTCACGGACCGGGCACCGATAGGAACGCTGCTGCGCTCCACGGGAGCCGTGGACTCACCCTTCGCCGCCCGGATCGCGCTGGAGGGCTCACCGGACGGCACGCCCCTGACGTGGGAGGCGTCCTCCACGACGGACTCGGCGACGGAACGGGTGGCCCGCCGGCTGTCCATCGTCCCCGGCACGAGCGTGGTGTGCTCGGTCTACGAGTACCTGGCCAACCGTCAGCCCGTGCAGCTCGCCACGAGCTGGGAGCCGCTGGCGATCACGGAGGGCACGGACGTCGTCTACCCCGAATGCGGTCCCTACGCCCGGCGGGGGGTGCGGGGCCGGATGGCCGCCATCGGCATCAGGGTGGTGCGGGCCGAGGAGCGGGTGGGATCGCGGCCCGCGTCCAGCTCCGAGGCGGAGACGCTGGGCTGTTCGCCGGGACAGTGCGTCACGGTCGTCGAGCGGACGCACTTCGACGCGGACGGGCGGGCCGT